The proteins below come from a single Thunnus thynnus chromosome 10, fThuThy2.1, whole genome shotgun sequence genomic window:
- the pou3f2b gene encoding POU domain, class 3, transcription factor 2: MRGGGGAESRCASASTWQSAWEPPVGRRGSVKCEVPLIRATSPAPRVMATAASNHYNILTSSASIVHSEPGSMQQATAYRDAQSLLQSDYPLQSNSHTLSHAHQWITALSHGEGAPWSSSPLGAEQDIKPAVQGARDEMHNSSSNLQHQSRPPHLVHQTHGNHHDGRAWRTTTAAHIPSMATTNGQSLIYSQPGFSVNGLIPGSGQGMHHHNLRDSHDDHHSPHLSEHGHPPSQHQHQHRPQSHHDHSDEDTPTSDDLEQFAKQFKQRRIKLGFTQADVGLALGTLYGNVFSQTTICRFEALQLSFKNMCKLKPLLNKWLEEADSTSGSPTSLDKIAAQGRKRKKRTSIEVSVKGALESHFLKCPKPAASEIIGLADSLHLEKEVVRVWFCNRRQKEKRMTPPGGALPGSEDVYGDTPPHHGVQTPVQ, encoded by the coding sequence ATGAGAGGCGGGGGCGGGGCGGAGTCCAGGTGCGCCTCGGCGTCCACTTGGCAGAGCGCCTGGGAGCCGCCTGTAGGCAGGAGAGGATCTGTCAAATGCGAGGTTCCTTTAATAAGAGCGACCAGTCCGGCTCCGAGAGTCATGGCGACCGCAGCGTCTAACCACTATAACATCCTCACCTCCAGCGCATCCATCGTGCACTCGGAGCCCGGCAGCATGCAGCAAGCCACGGCGTACCGGGACGCGCAGAGCCTGTTGCAGAGCGACTACCCGCTGCAGAGCAACAGCCACACGCTCAGCCACGCACACCAGTGGATCACGGCGCTGTCCCACGGAGAGGGAGCCCCGTGGTCCTCCAGCCCGCTCGGCGCAGAGCAGGACATCAAACCCGCGGTGCAGGGCGCCCGGGACGAGATGCACAACTCCAGCAGCAACCTGCAGCACCAATCACGGCCGCCTCACCTGGTGCACCAGACGCACGGGAACCACCACGACGGCCGGGCGTGGAGAACCACCACCGCGGCGCACATACCGAGCATGGCGACGACGAACGGCCAAAGCCTTATTTACTCTCAGCCGGGCTTCAGCGTTAACGGGCTGATCCCGGGCAGCGGACAGGGGATGCACCACCACAACCTAAGAGACAGTCATGACGACCACCACAGCCCGCACCTCAGCGAACACGGCCACCCGCCGTCCCAGCATCAGCACCAGCACCGGCCGCAGAGCCACCACGACCACTCGGACGAGGATACGCCGACCTCGGACGACCTGGAGCAGTTCGCCAAGCAGTTCAAACAGCGGAGGATCAAGCTGGGCTTCACGCAGGCGGACGTGGGACTCGCCCTGGGGACCCTGTACGGAAATGTGTTTTCCCAGACCACCATATGCAGGTTTGAGGCcctgcagctcagcttcaaaAACATGTGCAAGCTGAAGCCTCTGTTGAACAAGTGGCTGGAGGAGGCGGACTCCACCTCGGGCAGCCCGACCAGCCTGGACAAAATCGCTGCGCAggggaggaaaaggaaaaaacggACTTCAATCGAGGTAAGCGTAAAGGGAGCTTTGGAGAGCCATTTTTTGAAGTGCCCTAAACCGGCAGCGTCGGAAATAATCGGCCTGGCGGACAGTCTGCACCTGGAGAAAGAAGTGGTGAGGGTTTGGTTTTGTAAcaggagacagaaggagaaacgCATGACCCCTCCAGGAGGAGCTCTGCCGGGGAGCGAGGATGTGTACGGGGACACGCCGCCGCATCACGGGGTCCAGACCCCGGTCCAATGA